A genome region from Pseudomonas pergaminensis includes the following:
- a CDS encoding non-ribosomal peptide synthetase: MNAEDSLKLARRFIGLPLEKRQLFLQALQKEGVDFSRFPIPAGVEAEDRQALSYAQQRMWFLWQLDPASGAYNLPGAVRLKGELNLGALEQAFASLVARHETLRTVFQRQADERLLQVAADTSLTIEQLDLSHLAPAEREQAVNQAATRQSLLPFDLENGPLLRVQLLKLDAREHVLLLTLHHIVSDGWSMNVLIDEFIRCYDAHERNQAPQLPALPIQYSDYALWQRRWLEAGEQARQLEYWQARLGDEHPVLELPTDRPRPAMPSYQGTRHTFAIDPQLAAQLRTCAQKHNVTLFMLLLGAFNVLLHRYTGQGDIRVGVPIANRNRTEVEGLIGFFVNTQVLRTELTGQTRITELLQGIKEHALGAQAHQELPFERLVEALKIERSLSHTPLFQVMYNHQPVVADIASVSTASGLELALVEWQGRTTQFDLTLDTYEKSGTLHAALTYANDLFDAPTIARMALHWTRLLQAMVGEGEQRIGELPMLAADEQHVLVHAWNQTAEAYPSARGIHHLIEDQVQATPHAPALVFDATTLTYAQLDARANQLAHALREQGVGPDVLVGICVERSVEMVVGLLAILKAGGAYVPLDPEYPQERLAYMIEDSGIGLLLSQQRLLPLLPAASARVIALDQPALWLDGYSSESPAVAVHALNLAYVIYTSGSTGKPKGAGNSHRALVNRLCWMQQAYDLDASDAVLQKTPFSFDVSVWEFFWPLMTGARLVVAAPGEHREPARLIDTIGRHGITTLHFVPSMLQAFIHEPGVQACGSLQRIVCSGEALPLDAQLQVFAKLPQAGLFNLYGPTEAAIDVTHWTCVDDGGDSVPIGRPIANLGTYVLDAQLNPVPAGVSGELYLGGTGLARSYHRRPALTAERFVPSPFGDGARLYRTGDRVRQRADGVIEYLGRLDHQVKLRGLRIELGEIETRLMQHPSVREAVVLVQGGKQLVAYLVLEDQAPTDLKAWLLSSLPEYMVPTHMVPLAKLPVTANGKLDRKALPLPDAAPQQAYAAPENDVQKAVAAIWSDVLGVEQVGLDDNFFELGGDSIISIQVVSRARQAGIRLSPRDLFQYQSVRSLALVASFEQATVIDQGPVTGEVSLTPVQHRFFEQAIPARQHWNQSLLLAPRETLDPVRLEVALTRLINHHDALRLRFVQEAGAWQQAHGEPVASASLWQSQVADEAGLAALCDEAQRSLDLEQGPLLRAVLAGMADGTQRLLLVVHHLAVDGVSWRILLEDLQQAYRNAALPAKTSAYQAWAQQLQAHAQTLGEQLPYWQAQTASADLPCDNPQGGLQNRLGSKLEIRLSTEHTRQLLQDAPAAYRTQVNDLLLTALARVISRWSEQPAALIQLEGHGREDLFDTVDLSRTVGWFTSLFPVRLHAESELSAAIKSVKEQLRAVPNKGIGYGLLRYLGTPDTREALSTLAAPRITFNYLGQFDRQFNESALFVPATQGSGQAQDPQAPLANWLTVEGQVYGGELALQWGFSREMFEVATVQRLADDFQQELLALIAHCVDPTQGGLTPADVILAQLTQSQLDDLALPAREVQDLYPLSPMQQGMLFHSLYQQDEDDIYVSQLRADVQGLDVAVFQRAWEQVLARHDMLRTGFVWQDDQGQALQVVHRQVSLPFSEYDWRERQDLAAALDSLAAEHHREGFELARPPLLRVALVRIGEDRWHLIYTSHHILMDGWSNALVLNEVLQACKGQALPPVGAAFSQHIAWLQQQDPAVGEAFWRQCLGQLDEPTHLARSVAKRTGHSGAEYGELLYELDAVQTQRLSDFARAHQVTLNTLVQSAWLLLLQRYTGQSSVACGVTVSGRPAELANVEQQVGLFINTLPLIATPSPAQSVSAWVQSVQALNLEMREHEHTPLFDIQRWAGSAGEALFDTLVVFENFPVAKSLEQSGEGGLRFSGVSHQERTNYPLTLTVHGGEQLSLHLEYLQADFAADTVQHIGAYLQGLLQQFINAPGQAVGAVPLLLDHEYTRMLQDWNPKGVTRPAQASVLQRFEQQAALHPENIALILDQQRMTYAELNVRANRLAHRLIELGVSADTLVGVAVDRSLEMIVGLLAVLKAGGAYVPLDPKYPAERLHCMIEDSGLQLLLTQQPLVEHLPINASLTLVCLETDAGWLADYSAENPVSRAQPGNLAYVMFTSGSTGRPKGVGIDLASLARHVEVFTELFALHAHDRVLQFGTFNFDGFVEQLYPALCCGAAVVVRGGELWDSDTFYQQLLEHDISVVDLTTAYWLSLVRDFADLGPRGYGRLRQLHIGGEAMPPEGLSAWRAAGLQHVRLLNTYGPTEATVTATALDCAAYVDGREALPSMMPIGRVLDGRAIYLLDAHLNPVPVGVAGELVIGGPLLARGYFNRPDLTAHRFIPDPFCRDGVGRLYRTGDLARYRADGMIEYVGRIDHQVKVRGFRIELSEIEARLLAQASVREALVIAADNQLVGYIVASQALSDTQQTELRAALKAALREELPDYMVPAHVLLLERLPLSPNGKLDRAALPKPDLSQPLADWIAPVTETQQRVAAIWAQVLGAERVGLNDHFFEMGGHSLLATQVVSRVRHGLGIEVSLRTLFEQPTLGDFVSSLADVSTSAPAMVAANRDQPLLLSYAQERQWFLWQLDPHSSAYHVPSALRLKGPLDRSALQRAFDTLVARHDSLRTHLQQEADRTVQVVSPQARIELASEFTDEVQLKSRVEALVAQPFDLRQGPLMRVNLLRLAEDEHVLVLVQHHIISDGWSMQVMVDELVQLYAAYSQGQPLQLPAMPIQYADYAQWQRAWMEAGEKARQLDYWRELLGGEQPVLELPFDQQRPAVPTHRGARLNIALPTPLIDSLKVLAQREGVTLFMLLLASYQALLHRYSGQQDIRVGVPIANRNRVETERLIGFFVNTQVLKAEIDGHTTVRQLLAQVKQRALEAQAHQDLPFEQLVEALQPERSLSLSPLFQVAFNHHISLSGQHLQRLAQLDMSPVSWDETAAHFDLTLDIEESQSQLGASLSYATDLFAPATIERMAGHWQNLLQAMVADQQQPISQLNLLGQDEQQHILQLWNQTDAGFPATLLVHQLFADRARETPDAVAVKFDAQTLTYGELDRQANRLAHALIARGVGPEVRVAIAMPRSAEIMVAFLAVMKAGGVYVPLDIEYPRDRLLYMMQDSRAKLLLTHTSALQQLPIPDGLDSLAIDRTEEWADHSDTVPQIELDGDNLAYVIYTSGSTGMPKGVAVAHGPLVAHIIATGERYETSPADCELHFMSFAFDGSHEGWMHPLINGASVLIRDDSLWLPEYTYQQMHRHNVTMAVFPPVYLQQLAEHAERDGNPPKVRVYCFGGDAVAQASYDLAWRALKPTYLFNGYGPTETVVTPLLWKARKGDPCGAVYAPIGTLLGNRTGYVLDAQLNLQPIGVAGELYLGGEGVARGYLERPALTAERFVPDPFGKPGSRVYRSGDLTRGRPNGVVDYLGRVDHQVKIRGFRIELGEIEARLREQDNVGETVVVAQDGPTGKQLVAYVVPAEANLADQAEFRDSLRRALKTRLPDYMVPTHFMFLAQMPLTPNGKLDRKGLPEPDASLLQQAYVAPETELEQQVAAIWADVLRLPQVGLNDNFFEVGGHSLLAIQITSRVQAELGLEVPLVEVFQTETLRAYVQAAATFRAGSAEDFDDLRDFLSELEAI; this comes from the coding sequence ATGAATGCTGAAGACTCCTTGAAACTTGCTCGCCGGTTTATCGGGTTGCCCCTGGAAAAACGCCAATTGTTCCTGCAGGCCTTGCAGAAAGAAGGGGTGGATTTTTCCCGGTTTCCGATTCCGGCAGGGGTGGAAGCGGAGGATCGCCAGGCGCTGTCCTATGCACAGCAGCGCATGTGGTTTCTATGGCAGTTGGACCCGGCCAGTGGGGCCTATAACTTGCCCGGCGCCGTACGGCTCAAGGGCGAGCTGAACCTTGGTGCGCTGGAGCAGGCGTTTGCCAGCCTGGTTGCACGCCACGAAACCCTGCGCACGGTGTTCCAGCGCCAGGCGGATGAGCGCCTGTTGCAGGTGGCCGCAGACACGTCGTTGACTATCGAGCAACTCGACCTGAGCCATCTGGCCCCCGCCGAGCGTGAACAGGCCGTCAACCAAGCCGCGACTCGTCAATCGCTGCTGCCGTTCGACCTGGAAAACGGCCCATTGCTGCGCGTGCAACTGCTCAAGCTCGACGCCCGGGAGCACGTGCTGCTACTGACCCTGCACCATATCGTCTCCGACGGCTGGTCGATGAATGTGCTGATCGACGAATTCATCCGTTGCTACGACGCCCATGAGCGCAACCAGGCCCCGCAATTGCCGGCACTGCCGATCCAGTACAGCGACTACGCGCTGTGGCAGCGCCGCTGGCTGGAAGCCGGGGAGCAGGCACGTCAGCTGGAATACTGGCAGGCGCGCCTGGGTGATGAGCACCCGGTGCTGGAGCTGCCCACCGACCGCCCGCGCCCGGCCATGCCGAGCTACCAAGGCACGCGACACACCTTCGCGATCGACCCGCAGTTGGCCGCGCAACTGCGCACCTGCGCGCAAAAGCACAACGTTACCTTGTTCATGCTGTTGCTCGGCGCCTTCAATGTGCTGCTGCATCGCTACACCGGGCAGGGCGATATCCGCGTCGGCGTGCCGATCGCCAACCGCAACCGCACCGAAGTCGAAGGGCTGATCGGTTTTTTCGTCAACACCCAGGTGCTGCGCACCGAGCTGACCGGGCAAACCCGTATCACTGAGCTGCTGCAAGGCATCAAGGAGCACGCGCTGGGTGCCCAGGCTCATCAGGAATTGCCCTTCGAACGCCTGGTGGAAGCCCTCAAGATCGAGCGCAGCCTCAGCCATACACCGCTGTTCCAAGTCATGTACAACCACCAACCGGTGGTGGCCGACATTGCCAGCGTCAGCACTGCCTCCGGCCTGGAGCTGGCGCTGGTGGAATGGCAAGGCCGCACGACTCAGTTCGACCTGACCCTCGACACCTATGAAAAATCCGGCACCCTGCACGCTGCGCTGACCTACGCCAATGACCTGTTCGACGCGCCGACCATCGCGCGCATGGCCCTGCACTGGACACGCCTGTTGCAGGCCATGGTCGGCGAAGGCGAGCAGCGCATTGGCGAGTTACCGATGCTGGCTGCGGATGAGCAGCACGTGCTGGTCCACGCCTGGAACCAGACCGCCGAGGCGTACCCGAGCGCACGCGGCATTCACCACCTGATCGAAGACCAGGTGCAGGCCACCCCGCATGCGCCGGCGCTGGTGTTCGATGCGACCACGCTGACCTACGCCCAACTGGACGCGCGCGCCAACCAACTGGCCCATGCCTTGCGCGAACAGGGCGTTGGCCCGGATGTGTTGGTGGGGATCTGCGTCGAGCGTTCCGTCGAGATGGTGGTCGGCCTGTTGGCCATTCTCAAGGCGGGCGGCGCCTACGTGCCGTTGGACCCCGAGTACCCCCAGGAACGCTTGGCCTACATGATCGAAGACAGTGGCATCGGGTTGCTGCTCAGCCAGCAGCGCCTGCTGCCATTGCTGCCCGCCGCCAGTGCCCGAGTGATTGCCCTGGACCAGCCTGCGCTGTGGCTCGACGGCTACAGCAGCGAATCACCCGCCGTGGCGGTGCATGCACTGAATCTCGCCTACGTGATCTACACCTCCGGCTCCACCGGTAAGCCCAAGGGCGCCGGTAACAGTCATCGTGCGTTGGTCAACCGCCTGTGCTGGATGCAACAAGCCTACGACCTGGACGCCAGCGATGCGGTGCTGCAGAAAACCCCGTTCAGCTTTGACGTTTCGGTGTGGGAGTTCTTCTGGCCGCTGATGACCGGTGCACGCCTGGTGGTGGCGGCACCGGGTGAACACCGCGAACCCGCGCGCCTGATCGACACCATCGGGCGGCACGGCATCACCACCTTGCACTTCGTGCCGTCGATGCTCCAGGCGTTTATCCATGAGCCGGGTGTGCAGGCCTGCGGCAGTCTGCAGCGTATCGTCTGCAGCGGCGAAGCCTTGCCGCTGGATGCGCAGTTGCAGGTGTTCGCCAAGTTGCCACAGGCCGGACTGTTCAACCTCTACGGCCCCACCGAAGCGGCCATCGACGTGACCCACTGGACCTGCGTCGACGACGGTGGCGACAGCGTGCCCATCGGCCGGCCCATCGCCAACCTCGGCACCTACGTGCTCGACGCCCAGCTCAACCCGGTGCCCGCGGGCGTCAGTGGCGAGCTGTACCTGGGCGGCACCGGCCTGGCCCGCAGTTACCATCGGCGCCCGGCACTCACCGCCGAGCGTTTTGTGCCAAGCCCCTTCGGCGACGGCGCGCGCCTGTATCGCACGGGCGACCGCGTGCGCCAGCGTGCCGACGGCGTGATCGAATACCTGGGGCGCCTCGATCACCAGGTCAAGCTGCGCGGCCTGCGTATCGAACTGGGCGAGATCGAGACGCGCCTGATGCAACACCCCTCGGTGCGCGAAGCCGTGGTGCTGGTGCAAGGCGGCAAGCAACTGGTGGCCTACCTGGTGCTGGAAGACCAGGCGCCGACCGACCTCAAGGCCTGGCTGCTCAGCAGCCTGCCGGAATACATGGTGCCGACCCATATGGTGCCCCTGGCCAAGCTGCCGGTGACCGCCAACGGCAAGCTCGACCGCAAGGCCCTGCCATTGCCGGATGCCGCGCCACAGCAGGCCTATGCCGCACCGGAAAACGATGTGCAGAAAGCCGTGGCGGCGATCTGGAGCGACGTGCTCGGTGTGGAGCAGGTCGGCCTGGACGACAACTTTTTCGAGCTGGGTGGTGATTCGATCATCTCCATTCAAGTGGTCAGCCGTGCGCGCCAGGCAGGCATTCGTCTCAGCCCACGGGACCTGTTCCAGTACCAGAGCGTGCGCAGCCTGGCATTGGTGGCGAGCTTCGAACAGGCAACGGTCATCGACCAGGGGCCGGTCACCGGCGAGGTGAGCCTCACGCCCGTGCAACACCGCTTTTTCGAGCAGGCGATCCCGGCGCGTCAGCACTGGAACCAGTCGCTGTTGCTGGCCCCGCGTGAAACCCTCGACCCCGTGCGCCTTGAGGTCGCCCTGACCCGGTTGATCAACCACCACGACGCCCTGCGCCTGCGCTTTGTGCAAGAGGCCGGTGCTTGGCAGCAGGCTCATGGCGAGCCGGTGGCCAGCGCTTCGTTGTGGCAGTCCCAGGTCGCCGACGAGGCTGGGCTGGCGGCACTCTGCGACGAGGCCCAACGCAGCCTCGATCTTGAACAAGGCCCGCTGCTGCGTGCGGTCCTGGCCGGCATGGCCGATGGCACCCAGCGCCTGCTGTTGGTGGTGCATCACTTGGCAGTGGACGGCGTGTCGTGGCGCATCCTGCTCGAAGACCTGCAACAGGCCTACCGCAACGCCGCGTTGCCGGCCAAGACCAGCGCCTACCAAGCGTGGGCGCAGCAGTTGCAGGCCCACGCGCAAACGCTGGGTGAGCAACTGCCGTACTGGCAGGCCCAGACGGCGAGCGCCGATCTGCCCTGCGACAACCCCCAGGGCGGCCTGCAGAACCGCCTGGGCAGCAAACTCGAAATCCGCCTGAGCACCGAACACACCCGTCAACTGCTTCAAGACGCCCCGGCGGCCTACCGCACCCAGGTCAACGACCTGCTGCTGACCGCGCTGGCGCGGGTTATCAGCCGCTGGAGCGAGCAGCCCGCCGCGCTGATCCAGCTGGAAGGCCATGGCCGCGAAGACCTGTTCGACACGGTCGACCTGAGCCGCACCGTCGGCTGGTTCACCAGCCTGTTCCCGGTGCGCCTGCACGCCGAGAGCGAACTGTCGGCCGCGATCAAGTCGGTGAAGGAGCAACTGCGCGCCGTGCCGAACAAAGGCATTGGCTACGGCCTGTTGCGTTACCTCGGCACGCCTGACACCCGTGAAGCGTTGTCGACCCTGGCCGCGCCGCGCATCACCTTCAACTACCTGGGCCAGTTCGACCGCCAGTTCAACGAGTCGGCACTGTTTGTTCCAGCCACCCAGGGCAGTGGGCAGGCCCAGGACCCCCAGGCGCCGCTGGCCAACTGGCTGACGGTGGAAGGGCAGGTGTATGGCGGTGAGCTGGCGCTGCAATGGGGTTTCAGCCGCGAGATGTTCGAGGTGGCGACGGTCCAGCGCCTGGCGGATGATTTCCAGCAGGAACTGCTGGCGCTGATCGCACATTGCGTCGACCCGACACAGGGAGGCCTGACACCGGCCGACGTGATCTTGGCGCAACTGACCCAATCCCAGCTGGACGACCTGGCACTGCCCGCGCGGGAGGTACAAGACCTGTATCCGCTGTCGCCGATGCAACAGGGCATGCTGTTCCATAGCCTCTACCAGCAGGACGAGGATGACATCTACGTCAGCCAACTGCGCGCCGATGTACAGGGTTTGGACGTGGCGGTTTTCCAGCGCGCCTGGGAGCAGGTGCTGGCACGGCATGACATGCTGCGCACAGGGTTTGTCTGGCAGGACGACCAGGGCCAGGCCCTGCAAGTAGTGCATCGCCAGGTCAGCTTGCCGTTCTCTGAATACGACTGGCGCGAGCGTCAGGACCTTGCCGCTGCCCTCGACAGCCTCGCCGCCGAGCACCACCGTGAGGGCTTCGAGCTGGCGCGTCCGCCGTTGCTACGGGTGGCGCTGGTACGTATCGGGGAAGACCGCTGGCACTTGATCTATACCAGTCATCACATCCTGATGGATGGCTGGAGCAACGCCCTGGTCCTCAATGAAGTACTGCAGGCTTGCAAAGGCCAGGCGCTGCCGCCGGTGGGCGCGGCGTTTTCCCAGCATATCGCGTGGCTGCAACAGCAGGACCCTGCGGTGGGCGAAGCGTTCTGGCGCCAGTGCCTGGGGCAATTGGATGAACCCACGCACCTGGCGCGCAGTGTCGCCAAGCGTACAGGGCACAGTGGTGCTGAATACGGTGAACTCCTTTACGAGCTGGATGCGGTTCAGACGCAGCGCCTGAGCGATTTCGCGCGTGCCCATCAAGTGACGCTCAATACCCTGGTGCAATCGGCGTGGCTGTTGCTGCTGCAGCGCTACACTGGCCAGTCCAGCGTCGCCTGTGGGGTGACGGTGTCCGGGCGCCCGGCAGAGCTGGCGAATGTCGAGCAGCAAGTCGGCCTGTTCATCAACACTTTGCCGCTGATTGCCACCCCCAGCCCGGCGCAAAGCGTCAGCGCCTGGGTGCAAAGCGTACAGGCACTGAACCTGGAAATGCGCGAACACGAACACACGCCGCTGTTTGATATCCAGCGCTGGGCCGGTTCAGCCGGTGAGGCGTTATTTGACACGCTGGTGGTGTTCGAAAACTTCCCGGTGGCCAAGAGCCTGGAGCAGTCGGGGGAGGGCGGCCTGCGTTTCAGTGGGGTCAGCCATCAGGAACGCACCAACTACCCGTTGACCCTTACCGTACACGGCGGCGAACAACTGAGCCTGCACCTGGAATACCTGCAAGCGGATTTCGCCGCTGACACCGTGCAGCACATCGGCGCCTACCTGCAGGGCTTGCTGCAGCAATTTATCAATGCGCCTGGGCAAGCCGTGGGCGCCGTCCCGTTGCTACTGGACCATGAATACACCCGCATGCTGCAAGACTGGAACCCCAAGGGTGTCACTCGACCCGCCCAGGCCAGCGTACTGCAGCGCTTCGAACAACAAGCGGCGTTGCACCCGGAAAACATCGCACTGATCCTGGATCAGCAGCGCATGACCTACGCCGAGCTCAATGTGCGCGCCAATCGCCTGGCCCATCGCCTGATCGAGTTGGGTGTCAGCGCCGATACCCTTGTGGGCGTTGCGGTGGACCGCTCCCTGGAGATGATCGTCGGCTTGCTGGCCGTACTCAAGGCCGGCGGCGCTTACGTGCCACTGGACCCGAAATACCCCGCCGAACGCCTTCACTGCATGATCGAGGACAGCGGCCTGCAATTGCTGCTGACCCAGCAGCCGTTGGTGGAGCATTTGCCGATCAACGCAAGCCTGACCCTTGTCTGCCTGGAAACCGACGCCGGCTGGTTGGCCGATTACAGCGCCGAAAACCCCGTGTCGAGGGCGCAGCCGGGCAACCTGGCCTACGTCATGTTCACCTCCGGCTCGACCGGCAGGCCAAAAGGCGTGGGCATCGACCTGGCGTCACTGGCGCGGCATGTGGAAGTGTTCACCGAACTGTTTGCGCTGCACGCCCATGATCGAGTGTTGCAATTCGGCACGTTCAACTTCGATGGTTTTGTCGAACAGCTCTACCCGGCGCTGTGCTGCGGTGCGGCGGTGGTGGTACGCGGCGGCGAACTGTGGGACAGCGACACCTTCTACCAGCAACTGCTTGAGCACGACATCTCCGTGGTCGACCTGACCACGGCCTATTGGCTGTCGCTGGTGCGTGATTTTGCAGACCTGGGCCCGCGTGGCTACGGGCGCTTGCGCCAACTGCACATCGGCGGTGAAGCCATGCCGCCGGAAGGCCTCAGTGCCTGGCGCGCAGCGGGTTTGCAGCATGTGCGCCTGCTCAACACCTATGGGCCCACCGAGGCTACGGTGACTGCCACCGCCCTGGACTGCGCCGCCTATGTCGATGGTCGTGAAGCCTTGCCGTCGATGATGCCGATTGGCCGAGTGCTGGACGGTCGTGCCATCTACCTGCTGGATGCCCACCTCAACCCGGTGCCGGTAGGCGTCGCGGGCGAATTGGTGATCGGCGGGCCGTTGCTGGCGCGAGGGTACTTCAATCGTCCGGACCTGACGGCCCATCGCTTCATTCCCGACCCGTTCTGCCGCGACGGTGTCGGCCGCCTGTACCGCACCGGTGACCTGGCACGTTATCGCGCCGATGGGATGATCGAGTACGTGGGGCGGATCGACCACCAGGTCAAGGTGCGTGGTTTCCGCATCGAACTGAGCGAAATCGAAGCGCGCCTGTTGGCCCAGGCGAGTGTGCGCGAGGCGTTGGTGATCGCCGCGGACAACCAGTTGGTCGGCTACATCGTGGCCAGCCAGGCGCTGTCCGACACCCAGCAGACCGAGTTGCGCGCGGCGCTCAAGGCCGCATTGCGCGAAGAGCTGCCGGACTACATGGTGCCAGCGCATGTGCTCCTGCTGGAGCGCCTGCCCCTGAGCCCCAACGGCAAGCTGGACCGTGCCGCGCTGCCCAAGCCGGATCTCAGCCAACCCCTGGCCGATTGGATTGCACCGGTCACCGAGACGCAACAACGCGTCGCGGCTATCTGGGCCCAGGTGTTGGGCGCCGAGCGGGTCGGGCTCAACGATCACTTCTTCGAAATGGGCGGGCATTCGTTGCTTGCCACACAGGTGGTGTCCCGAGTGCGTCATGGGCTGGGTATCGAAGTGTCGCTCAGGACGCTGTTTGAACAACCCACACTTGGAGATTTTGTCAGCAGTCTGGCCGACGTCAGCACTTCGGCGCCGGCGATGGTGGCGGCGAATCGCGATCAGCCGCTGTTGCTGTCCTATGCCCAGGAACGCCAGTGGTTCCTCTGGCAGTTGGACCCGCACAGTTCGGCCTATCACGTGCCCAGTGCGCTGCGCTTGAAAGGCCCGCTGGACCGTTCCGCCCTGCAACGTGCCTTCGATACCCTGGTGGCGCGCCACGACAGCCTACGCACGCACTTGCAGCAAGAGGCAGACCGTACGGTGCAAGTGGTCAGCCCACAGGCGCGGATCGAACTGGCGTCGGAATTCACCGACGAAGTGCAGCTCAAATCCAGGGTAGAAGCGCTGGTGGCCCAACCGTTCGATTTGCGCCAGGGGCCGCTGATGCGTGTGAATCTCCTGCGACTGGCGGAAGACGAGCATGTGCTGGTGCTGGTGCAACATCACATCATCTCCGACGGTTGGTCCATGCAAGTGATGGTCGACGAACTGGTACAGCTCTACGCCGCCTATAGCCAGGGCCAGCCTCTGCAATTGCCGGCCATGCCGATCCAGTACGCCGACTATGCCCAGTGGCAGCGCGCGTGGATGGAGGCGGGGGAGAAGGCCCGTCAACTTGACTACTGGCGTGAACTGCTTGGCGGCGAGCAACCGGTACTGGAGTTGCCTTTCGATCAACAGCGCCCGGCGGTGCCGACCCATCGCGGTGCGCGGTTGAATATTGCGCTGCCGACGCCACTGATCGATAGCCTCAAGGTACTGGCCCAGCGCGAAGGGGTGACGCTGTTCATGCTGTTGCTGGCCTCCTACCAGGCGTTGTTGCATCGCTACAGCGGCCAGCAGGATATCCGCGTGGGCGTGCCGATCGCCAACCGTAACCGGGTCGAGACCGAGCGGCTGATCGGCTTCTTCGTCAACACCCAGGTGCTCAAGGCCGAGATCGACGGGCATACCACCGTCCGCCAGTTGCTGGCCCAGGTCAAACAGCGCGCGCTCGAAGCCCAAGCCCATCAAGACCTGCCATTCGAGCAATTGGTCGAAGCGCTGCAACCTGAACGCAGCCTGAGCTTGAGCCCGTTGTTCCAGGTGGCGTTCAACCATCACATCAGCCTGTCCGGCCAGCATTTACAGCGCCTGGCACAGCTGGACATGAGCCCGGTGAGCTGGGATGAAACGGCCGCGCATTTCGACCTGACGCTGGATATCGAGGAGTCCCAGAGCCAACTCGGCGCCTCCCTGAGCTACGCCACCGACCTGTTCGCCCCGGCGACCATCGAACGCATGGCCGGCCACTGGCAAAACCTGTTGCAGGCAATGGTTGCCGACCAACAGCAACCCATCAGCCAACTCAACCTGCTGGGCCAGGATGAGCAACAGCACATCCTGCAGCTGTGGAACCAGACCGACGCCGGCTTCCCCGCCACGCTGCTGGTGCACCAGTTGTTCGCCGACCGCGCCCGCGAAACCCCCGATGCCGTGGCAGTGAAATTCGACGCACAAACCCTGACTTACGGCGAACTGGACCGCCAGGCCAACCGCCTGGCCCATGCGCTGATCGCCCGTGGCGTCGGCCCGGAAGTACGCGTGGCCATCGCCATGCCGCGCAGCGCCGAAATCATGGTGGCGTTCCTCGCGGTGATGAAGGCCGGTGGCGTGTATGTGCCGCTGGATATCGAATACCCGCGTGATCGCCTGCTGTACATGATGCAGGACAGCCGTGCGAAGTTGCTGCTGACCCACACCAGCGCGTTGCAGCAACTGCCGATCCCCGACGGCCTCGATAGCCTGGCGATTGATCGCACCGAGGAATGGGCCGATCACAGTGACACGGTTCCGCAAATCGAATTGGACGGCGATAACCTCGCCTACGTGATCTACACCTCTGGTTCGACGGGCATGCCCAAGGGTGTCGCCGTTGCTCACGGACCACTGGTAGCCCATATCATCGCCACCGGCGAGCGTTATGAAACCTCGCCCGCCGATTGCGAACTGCACTTCATGTCCTTTGCCTTCGACGGCTCCCACGAAGGCTGGATGCACCCGTTGATCAATGGCGCCAGCGTGCTGATCCGCGACGACAGCCTGTGGCTGCCTGAATACACCTACCAGCAAATGCATCGCCATAACGTCACCATGGCGGTGTTCCCGCCGGTGTACCTGCAACAGCTGGCCGAGCATGCCGAGCGTGACGGCAACCCGCCGAAGGTGCGTGTGTACTGCTTTGGCGGTGATGCCGTCGCCCAGGCCAGCTATGACCTGGCCTGGCGCGCACTCAAGCCGACCTACCTGTTCAACGGCTACGGCCCGACGGAAACCGTGGTCACGCCACTGCTGTGGAAAGCGCGCAAGGGCGACCCGTGCGGCGCCGTCTATGCACCGATTGGCACACTGCTGGGCAACCGCACCGGCTACGTATTAGACGCGCAACTCAACCTGCAACCCATCGGCGTAGCCGGCGAGCTGTACCTGGGCGGCGAAGGCGTAGCCCGTGGTTATCTTGAGCGCCCAGCACTGACTGCCGAACGCTTCGTGCCGGACCCATTCGGCAAACCGGGTAGTCGCGTGTACCGCAGCGGCGACCTGACCCGTGGCCGCCCGAATGGTGTGGTGGACTACCTCGGCCGTGTCGACCATCAGGTGAAAATCCGTGGTTTCCGTATCGAGCTGGGCGAAATCGAAGCGCGTCTGCGTGAGCAGGACAACGTCGGTGAAACCGTGGTGGTCGCCCAGGACGGCCCGACCGGCAAGCAGCTGGTGGCCTATGTGGTGCCGGCAGAGGCCAACCTGGCCGACCAGGCCGAGTTCCGCGACAGCCTGCGCCGCGCCCTGAAAACCCGCCTGCCGGATTACATGGTGCCGACGCATTTCATGTTCCTGGCGCAGATGCCGCTGACCCCCAACGGCAAACTCGACCGCAAGGGCTTGCCCGAGCCGGACGCCAGCCTGTTGCAACAGGCCTATGTGGCCCCCGAAACCGAGCTGGAACAGCAGGTCGCGGCGATCTGGGCTGACGTGCTGCGCCTGCCGCAAGTGGGCCTGAACGACAACTTCTTTGAAGTGGGTGGCCATTCCCTGCTGGCGATCCAGATCACCTCGCGGGTCCAGGCCGAACTGGGCCTGGAGGTGCCACTGGTGGAAGTGTTCCAGACCGAAACGCTGCGCGCCTATGTCCAGGCCGCCGCCACTTTCCGCGCCGGCAGCGCGGAAGATTTTGATGATCTTCGTGACTTTTTGAGCGAACTAGAGGCGATTTGA